The Haloarcula sp. H-GB4 genome segment CGACGGCGGCGAGCAGTCTATCGGTGAACTGGCGAGACAGGAACGCTCTGAAGCCGTTCTCTGCGGCGACGAGGTGAAGCATGACTGAGGAACCGAGCGAGACGGACCCACAGACGGCAATCGACTCCGTCGCCGGGAACCGAGACGACCGCGTGTACGAGTACAGTGCTGGCGACGAGCAGGAGGGTATTCCCTTCGTCGGAGCCGGGCCCGGCAACCCTCGGCTGCTGACCGTCGCTGGCCGGGAACTCCTAGCCGACGCCGACCTCGTGGTCCACGCCGGATCGCTCGTCAACAGCGAACTGCTGGAGGAGTACTGCGAGGACGCCGAAACGGTATCCTCCATCGGCAAGGACCTCGAAGAGCTGATTCCGCTGATGCGGGACGCCTACGAGGCCGGCGACACCGTTGTCCGCCTTCACAGCGGCGACCCCGCCATCTACGGCGCGGCCTTGGAGCAGATGGACGCGCTCGAACACGAGGGCGTCCCGACCTACATCGTCCCCGGCGTCACCTCCGCCTTCGCCGCCAGCGCAACGATGCGAACGCAGCTGACGCTGAACGAGGTCGCCAACCACGTCGCCTTCACCCG includes the following:
- a CDS encoding cobalt-precorrin-4/precorrin-4 C(11)-methyltransferase, whose product is MTEEPSETDPQTAIDSVAGNRDDRVYEYSAGDEQEGIPFVGAGPGNPRLLTVAGRELLADADLVVHAGSLVNSELLEEYCEDAETVSSIGKDLEELIPLMRDAYEAGDTVVRLHSGDPAIYGAALEQMDALEHEGVPTYIVPGVTSAFAASATMRTQLTLNEVANHVAFTRPQGKTLDEDEDHISEFVGMGDVTTCIYLGTHAVSETMDRLLEDGHDPETPVAAIYHASWPDEDVIEGTIATIGEKLEDAGYRASAMVVIGDAVGGEDYERSFLYGDWANRGSDADSQEADD